The sequence GCAATTATAAATGATTGGAAAAGTAATTGCGAGGAAACCGACAAACATTGCGAAGTTCGTGACTATCTTTGCTTACGCATACGTGCGAAGTTCATGCTCTTTCTTATCCtatcatcattatcatcgtagTAAACTGTTGCCGCAGTTACTTCCTTGTAAGCCTTTATTGGCGGTAGCGAATGGCAGCACACAAATAAGCAACTTCTCTTATCAAGGACCTAAGCATGAGTCATGTTCTGAGTTCTTGCTAAAAACGGTGAGCTGTATTTTTATTAGGGTATAATTCAACGTTTTCCATTATCTGTGAATAAAAAAGCAGATGAAGCTCAAGTGTCCTACGATCTTGGCTTGTCTAATTCATGTAGTTTGCAATTAGGTAAATGCTTCAGTGTACTGAGAAAGCTAGCTGCTGTACATTGGATGAACCATTTATAATAAAGTCGCAATTCATTGGATCACAACCTTGTGCAAACTTATGCGTTGGATTTGTTAATTGGCATTTTTGACACCGTTGAATTTTAACGAATGTATATTTTCACTTAGATCTCaatagtagaagcataagtactagaacgctagtggcgctgtagtcgtttaaattattttgccaaattatgcttcatcAAGCTTCATTTGGCCATAACTTATGCATcctgttgtagtgcatgtttggttccatcaccaacatcggtttgacacttgtagtaccggtactatggctgccaggtcgaagtaacctagatgGTAATCAGGCGAACAGGAACTACataagcaatcttatacttttgaatcaactatcTCAATGGAGATTAAGCCTTATAGACGAATCTAAGTTGGAAAACGTGAAATGGTGAAAGTAATGGCATGAGTTGTTGGTCCGAagcattttaaataattatcctTACATACTGTACCGTGCCATGGGGGTTAGTTTAAGTTATAAAAACGCATTGCAGTTTCCAAAATTATTCTGAAAATCATATCATTCAAGAAATATACCGGagtatttttttatgattctttattttttctccaGTGGTGTTGATTTgtgattatttcaaattttaatttatataaATACATGCAAATATGCACAAAGAATCGAGAGGGTGACAAAAgaagaaaacaatatttgttccgGCATAGAAATCACAACAAAAAATCTTAATGATTGCTTCTTCATGCTATAGTGAAGACGAAATGTATAGCATTTATctttattatatatttttttcaatgaaattgaaacAGTATAGATACTAAAACATTAGCAATAGAACAAGAAAGCCTTAAATAGTAGGGTTATTTTCCTCAAACTCTAGGTTGTACCGTACCGGAAGCATATTATTTCAAATACtacttccataaaaaaatagaagataGGTATCCCTGACGGTGCCGCAATTTTTTTAGTAAGCACTCACGATCACTATGgagttttggcaaaataatatttctatcATTGAATTTTAAACCTATGCTTGATATAAAACCCTATAAATACTTGTCGTTACCCAAGAGTTTGACGAATTGAGAAATATCTGTGCGTATGCGTATGCGACTATTTCTTTTtgacaaaaaatgttttgttgTTAAACATAATTGACACAGTTCGTTATCGCGTTCAAAAATAATAGCAATGAATCGAGTCTAGAAGTTTGACTCTTAGTTACCGCACGAGAATGATAATGTTCTCACTAattgaatcaataaaaatattttaatacaaatttttaaaaacatctAATACCATCGCTTTCTTATTTCAGTTAACAGCGAGGCTAATGCCCGTCGAATACAAATGGTAGAGAGCTGTTTTGGCAGCTCAGGGCAACCATTGTATGTTCCAGGCCGAGTGCTGGTAGGAGAAGGCGTTCTAACGAAGATGTGTCGCAAACGTCCCAAGGCGCGACAATTTTTCCTATTCAATGACATCCTGGTCTACGGGAACATAGTTATCGGCAAAAAGAAATATAACAAACAACATCTGATACCGCTGGAAGAGGTACAACTGCAAGCCCTCGAAGATAATGGACGTGAGTTTTTGTGCGGCCAAACTAGGCAGTGTAATAAAAACTAACTAGAAATGTTCGTTTTCAGAGTACAGGAACGGCTGGCTAATACGAACCGCTACGAAATCGTTTGCCGTCTATGCAGCTACACAAACGGAAAAACAAGAATGGATGGCACATATAAATAAATGCATCGAAGATTTGTTAcgaaaaagtaatatttttttcttgaaaccAGTTTGGTAAATACTGAATAAATCTCTTTTCTTAGGTGGTAAAAAACCGGTGGAAAACCACGCAGCCGTTTGGGTGCCCGATAGTGAAGCAAACATATGCATGCATTGCAAGAAAACTCAATTCACAATGCTGATTCGAAGGGTAACCTTATCATCGGAGAATGCAATGCTGCCTTTGAATAAAATATCATATATTATATCTATTTTAGCATCACTGTCGAAATTGCGGTGCTGTGGTCTGTGGGCCATGttcttcgaagaaattccttctaCCAGGACAGAGCAGCAAACCGTTGCGCGTTTGTTTGGACTGCTTCGATAACCTTAGCTCTATGAAAAGGGAGGAGGTAAAAAcaatatgaatatgct comes from Armigeres subalbatus isolate Guangzhou_Male chromosome 2, GZ_Asu_2, whole genome shotgun sequence and encodes:
- the LOC134211874 gene encoding pleckstrin homology domain-containing family F member 1 homolog; the encoded protein is MVDKLVNSEANARRIQMVESCFGSSGQPLYVPGRVLVGEGVLTKMCRKRPKARQFFLFNDILVYGNIVIGKKKYNKQHLIPLEEVQLQALEDNGQYRNGWLIRTATKSFAVYAATQTEKQEWMAHINKCIEDLLRKSGKKPVENHAAVWVPDSEANICMHCKKTQFTMLIRRHHCRNCGAVVCGPCSSKKFLLPGQSSKPLRVCLDCFDNLSSMKREENKGLNANNNKPVTSPESSGDDDSDDEEEPKESHDQPKFYGDEKPEK